Proteins from a genomic interval of Polaribacter sejongensis:
- a CDS encoding DtxR family transcriptional regulator, with protein sequence MNTYNPIVALLVFFGVILILYFIFNPKKGLFFKYLKARKETEKTAIEDVLKLLYHDPKTSISTIFDELDFSHSLLLESIDTMLETGLVKKEHELFSLTKEGDEYALRIVRAHRLWEKYLSEKTGFHKTEWHSRAEKKEHELSGEEVEDLSTLLGNPRYDPHGDPIPTKAGQIPEKKGMLLADLPILNFGKIIHIEDEPTSIYKQILAKHIHLHSQVYMKEISENRIVFESEGEQFVLPPIVAKNITVISLDKADVVETDTLRLSNLENKQKATIIGVSKECRGENRRRLLDLGFVKGATVSIDLLNPLGDPKAFLIKGTAIALRKDQAVKILITKA encoded by the coding sequence ATGAATACCTACAACCCAATAGTAGCGCTCTTAGTGTTTTTTGGCGTTATTTTAATCTTGTATTTTATATTTAATCCTAAAAAAGGACTTTTCTTTAAATATCTCAAGGCTCGTAAAGAAACAGAAAAAACAGCTATTGAAGATGTTTTAAAGTTATTGTATCATGATCCTAAAACATCTATAAGTACCATTTTTGATGAATTAGATTTTAGTCATAGCTTGTTGTTAGAAAGTATTGATACTATGTTAGAAACTGGATTGGTAAAAAAAGAGCATGAGCTTTTTTCATTGACCAAAGAAGGAGATGAATATGCATTAAGAATTGTAAGAGCACACCGTTTATGGGAAAAATATTTATCAGAAAAAACGGGTTTTCATAAAACTGAATGGCATAGTAGAGCAGAGAAAAAAGAACACGAGTTATCTGGTGAAGAAGTAGAAGATTTATCTACGCTTTTAGGGAATCCGAGATACGATCCTCATGGAGATCCAATTCCAACTAAAGCTGGTCAAATTCCTGAGAAAAAAGGAATGCTACTTGCCGATTTACCGATTCTAAATTTTGGAAAAATTATTCATATAGAAGATGAGCCTACAAGTATTTATAAGCAGATTTTAGCGAAACATATTCATTTACATTCTCAGGTATATATGAAAGAGATAAGTGAAAATCGCATTGTTTTTGAATCTGAAGGAGAGCAATTTGTTTTGCCGCCTATAGTAGCTAAAAATATTACCGTAATTTCTTTAGACAAAGCAGATGTTGTAGAAACAGATACGTTGCGTTTATCTAATCTAGAAAATAAACAAAAAGCAACAATTATAGGTGTCTCTAAAGAATGTAGGGGAGAAAATAGACGTAGATTATTGGATTTAGGTTTTGTAAAAGGAGCAACGGTTAGTATCGATTTGTTAAATCCGTTAGGAGATCCAAAAGCATTTTTAATTAAAGGAACAGCCATTGCTTTAAGAAAAGACCAGGCTGTTAAAATTTTAATTACCAAAGCATAA